The Syngnathus typhle isolate RoL2023-S1 ecotype Sweden linkage group LG6, RoL_Styp_1.0, whole genome shotgun sequence genome has a window encoding:
- the LOC133156198 gene encoding gastrula zinc finger protein XlCGF57.1-like, which yields MFARTTAKYVEEKDRGPQRLEDVWLQPYVVLHRVDLSEAIRPERQEQERIRIKREDVGKEVHHLNEQMEQTFLCTIKEEEPELPCNEEEREDSCNIKEEGEDSYDIKKEEEEEEICKVPLTGVFVTSLDEGQHEFPRREHLKRHTRIRTGGKSFACSVCGQILSNKRNLKNHTTIHTGEKPFSCLFCGKRFSVKRYITLHTRVHTGEKNFSCSVCGKKFSQGGYLKTHTIIHTGEKPFSCTVCGKTFSLKGNLTAHTRIHSGEKRFSCSVCGKKFTLKVNLKSHTKIHTRSPAKESIENSECVGEMSYDP from the exons atgtttgcaaggaccacagcaaAGTACGTGGAGGAAAAGGACCGTGGTCCTCAACGACTGGAAGATGtttggctgcagccttatgttgtgttgcACAGAGTAG accTCAGTGAAGCGATTCGTCCTGAACGGCAGGAGCAAGAGCGCATTCGCATTAAAAGGGAAGATGTGGGCAAAGAGGTCCACCACttgaatgaacaaatggagcagacaTTTCTTTGCACTATAAAAGAGGAAGAGCCAGAGCTGCCTTGTAATGAAGAGGAGAGAGAAGACTCCTGCAACATtaaagaggagggagaagactcctatgacattaaaaaggaggaagaagaggaggagatcTGCAAGGTGCCATTGACTGGTGTATTTGTGACGAGTTTAGATGAGGGTCAACATGAATTCCCTCGGAGGGAACATTTAAAAAGGCATACAAGAATCCGCACTGGTGGGAAATCTTttgcatgctcagtttgtggccaaatattaTCAAACAAgcgaaatttaaaaaatcacaCAACAATCCACACCGGTGAGAAGCCTTTTTCATGCCTATTTTGCGGCAAAAGATTTTCTGTGAAGAGATATATAACACTTCATACAAGAgttcacactggtgagaaaaatttttcatgctcagtttgtggcaagaAATTCTCTCAGGGGGGATATTTAAAAACTCATACaataatccacactggtgagaaacctttttcatgtacagtttgtggcaaaacattTTCTCTGAAGGGAAATCTAACAGCTCATACAAGAATTCACTCTGGTGAGAAacgtttttcatgctcagtttgtggcaaaaaattCACTCTGAAGGTAAacttaaaaagtcatacaaaAATTCACACCCGGTCACCTGCCAAAGAGTCTATTGAGAATTCCGAGTGTGTTGGGGAGATGAGCTATGATCCGTGA
- the LOC133155088 gene encoding heterogeneous nuclear ribonucleoprotein L-like isoform X1, with protein sequence MSAPAGRYYSEDGRATKRQKTDGMSTGYEDPHKTLPSVVVHVRGLVDGVTESDLTEALQEFGAISYVVLMPKKRQALVEYEDMNGSSTAVTYAADNQVYIANHQAFINFSTSQKISRPGDSDDSRSVNNILLLTIMNPIYPITTEVLYTICNNCGPVHRIVIFRKNGVQAMVEFDSVQSAQRAKASLNGADIYSGCCTLKIEYAKPTRLNVFKNDQDTWDYTNPNLGGPDGDVDGNGSNADDMTANPNKRQRQPALLGDHPPEYSKTIEIQLLISRNVEVSQQLTALPTGGYHGYDESYGSSPYENRRMGPPMRGRSRNYGPSYGPPPPPPGEYGAHADSPVVMAYGLDPVKMNADRVFNIFCLYGNVERVKFMKSKPGAAMVEMGDCYAVDRAITHLNSNFLFAQKLNVCVSKQQAIVPGQCYELEDGSSSFKDFHGSRNNRFTSPEQAAKNRIQHPSNVLHFFNAQPDVTPEIFSQICEDLGVKGPINVKMFTGKSGAPSSDRSASGLLEWESINDAMEALALMNHYQMKNATGPYPYTLKLCFSTVQHAN encoded by the exons ATGTCAGCACCGGCGGGTCGATATTATAGTGAGGATGGTAGGGCGACCAAAAGGCAGAAAACTGATGGAATGTCAACG GGCTACGAAGATCCCCACAAGACTCTTCCATCTGTAGTGGTGCATGTACGAGGTCTGGTTGATGGTGTTACAGAATCAGACCTAACGGAGGCCCTGCAAGAGTTTGGAGCCATCAG CTATGTCGTGCTGATGCCCAAGAAGCGTCAGGCACTGGTGGAGTACGAGGACATGAACGGCTCATCCACGGCTGTGACCTATGCTGCTGACAACCAGGTGTACATCGCCAACCACCAGGCCTTCATCAACTTTTCCACCAGCCAGAAGATCTCTAGGCCTGGTGACTCTGATGACTCGAGGAGTGTCAACAACATACTGTTGCTCACAATCATGAACCCCATCTACCCCATCACAACG GAGGTACTCTACACCATTTGTAACAACTGTGGCCCCGTCCACAGAATTGTCATCTTTAGGAAGAACGGTGTGCAAGCCATGGTGGA GTTTGACTCTGTGCAAAGCGCCCAGCGAGCCAAAGCATCTCTCAACGGAGCCGACATCTACTCTGGATGCTGCACGCTGAAGATCGAATACGCCAAG CCCACCCGGTTGAATGTGTTCAAGAATGATCAGGACACTTGGGACTACACTAATCCTAATTTGGGTGGACCAG ATGGTGACGTGGATGGCAATGGGAGCAACGCAG ACGACATGACTGCCAACCCCAACAAGCGTCAGCGCCAGCCCGCTCTGCTGGGTGACCACCCGCCAGAATACAGTAAGACAATTGAAATTCAATTGTTGATCAGTCGCAATGTCGAAGTCTCTCAGCAGCTCACTGCGTTACCAACAGGTGGTTACCATGGCTACGACGAGAGCTACGGTTCCTCGCCCTACGAGAACCGCCGCATGGGACCTCCAATGCGAGGTCGCAGTAGAAACTATGGACCCAGCTAcggccccccgccccctccccccggcGAGTATGGTGCCCACGCAGACTCACCGGTGGTCATGGCGTATGGACTGGACCCCGTCAAGATGAACGCCGACCGTGTTTTCAACATATTCTGTTTGTATGGCAACGTAGAGCGG GTGAAGTTTATGAAGAGTAAACCAGGCGCCGCCATGGTGGAGATGGGCGACTGCTACGCCGTGGACCGCGCCATCACGCACCTCAACAGCAACTTCTTGTTTGCGCAGAAGCTCAACGTGTG CGTTTCcaagcagcaggccatcgtgcCGGGCCAGTGCTACGAGCTGGAGGATGGCTCCAGCAGCTTCAAGGACTTCCACGGCTCCAGGAACAACCGCTTCACGTCACCCGAGCAGGCGGCCAAGAACCGCATCCAGCACCCCAGCAACGTGCTGCACTTCTTCAACGCCCAGCCCGATGTTACTCCAGAGATATTCTCCCAG ATCTGTGAGGACCTCGGCGTCAAGGGCCCCATCAACGTCAAAATGTTCACAGGCAAGA GCGGCGCTCCTTCGAGCGACCGCAGTGCTTCGGGCTTGCTGGAATGGGAATCTATCAATGATGCCATGGAAGCTCTCGCCTTGATGAATCACTACCAGATGAAGAACGCAA CCGGCCCGTACCCGTACACCCTCAAGCTGTGCTTTTCCACCGTTCAACACGCCAACTGA
- the LOC133155088 gene encoding heterogeneous nuclear ribonucleoprotein L-like isoform X5, which produces MSAPAGRYYSEDGRATKRQKTDGMSTGYEDPHKTLPSVVVHVRGLVDGVTESDLTEALQEFGAISYVVLMPKKRQALVEYEDMNGSSTAVTYAADNQVYIANHQAFINFSTSQKISRPGDSDDSRSVNNILLLTIMNPIYPITTEVLYTICNNCGPVHRIVIFRKNGVQAMVEFDSVQSAQRAKASLNGADIYSGCCTLKIEYAKPTRLNVFKNDQDTWDYTNPNLGGPDDMTANPNKRQRQPALLGDHPPEYSGYHGYDESYGSSPYENRRMGPPMRGRSRNYGPSYGPPPPPPGEYGAHADSPVVMAYGLDPVKMNADRVFNIFCLYGNVERVKFMKSKPGAAMVEMGDCYAVDRAITHLNSNFLFAQKLNVCVSKQQAIVPGQCYELEDGSSSFKDFHGSRNNRFTSPEQAAKNRIQHPSNVLHFFNAQPDVTPEIFSQICEDLGVKGPINVKMFTGKSGAPSSDRSASGLLEWESINDAMEALALMNHYQMKNATGPYPYTLKLCFSTVQHAN; this is translated from the exons ATGTCAGCACCGGCGGGTCGATATTATAGTGAGGATGGTAGGGCGACCAAAAGGCAGAAAACTGATGGAATGTCAACG GGCTACGAAGATCCCCACAAGACTCTTCCATCTGTAGTGGTGCATGTACGAGGTCTGGTTGATGGTGTTACAGAATCAGACCTAACGGAGGCCCTGCAAGAGTTTGGAGCCATCAG CTATGTCGTGCTGATGCCCAAGAAGCGTCAGGCACTGGTGGAGTACGAGGACATGAACGGCTCATCCACGGCTGTGACCTATGCTGCTGACAACCAGGTGTACATCGCCAACCACCAGGCCTTCATCAACTTTTCCACCAGCCAGAAGATCTCTAGGCCTGGTGACTCTGATGACTCGAGGAGTGTCAACAACATACTGTTGCTCACAATCATGAACCCCATCTACCCCATCACAACG GAGGTACTCTACACCATTTGTAACAACTGTGGCCCCGTCCACAGAATTGTCATCTTTAGGAAGAACGGTGTGCAAGCCATGGTGGA GTTTGACTCTGTGCAAAGCGCCCAGCGAGCCAAAGCATCTCTCAACGGAGCCGACATCTACTCTGGATGCTGCACGCTGAAGATCGAATACGCCAAG CCCACCCGGTTGAATGTGTTCAAGAATGATCAGGACACTTGGGACTACACTAATCCTAATTTGGGTGGACCAG ACGACATGACTGCCAACCCCAACAAGCGTCAGCGCCAGCCCGCTCTGCTGGGTGACCACCCGCCAGAATACA GTGGTTACCATGGCTACGACGAGAGCTACGGTTCCTCGCCCTACGAGAACCGCCGCATGGGACCTCCAATGCGAGGTCGCAGTAGAAACTATGGACCCAGCTAcggccccccgccccctccccccggcGAGTATGGTGCCCACGCAGACTCACCGGTGGTCATGGCGTATGGACTGGACCCCGTCAAGATGAACGCCGACCGTGTTTTCAACATATTCTGTTTGTATGGCAACGTAGAGCGG GTGAAGTTTATGAAGAGTAAACCAGGCGCCGCCATGGTGGAGATGGGCGACTGCTACGCCGTGGACCGCGCCATCACGCACCTCAACAGCAACTTCTTGTTTGCGCAGAAGCTCAACGTGTG CGTTTCcaagcagcaggccatcgtgcCGGGCCAGTGCTACGAGCTGGAGGATGGCTCCAGCAGCTTCAAGGACTTCCACGGCTCCAGGAACAACCGCTTCACGTCACCCGAGCAGGCGGCCAAGAACCGCATCCAGCACCCCAGCAACGTGCTGCACTTCTTCAACGCCCAGCCCGATGTTACTCCAGAGATATTCTCCCAG ATCTGTGAGGACCTCGGCGTCAAGGGCCCCATCAACGTCAAAATGTTCACAGGCAAGA GCGGCGCTCCTTCGAGCGACCGCAGTGCTTCGGGCTTGCTGGAATGGGAATCTATCAATGATGCCATGGAAGCTCTCGCCTTGATGAATCACTACCAGATGAAGAACGCAA CCGGCCCGTACCCGTACACCCTCAAGCTGTGCTTTTCCACCGTTCAACACGCCAACTGA
- the LOC133155088 gene encoding heterogeneous nuclear ribonucleoprotein L-like isoform X4, with product MSAPAGRYYSEDGRATKRQKTDGMSTGYEDPHKTLPSVVVHVRGLVDGVTESDLTEALQEFGAISYVVLMPKKRQALVEYEDMNGSSTAVTYAADNQVYIANHQAFINFSTSQKISRPGDSDDSRSVNNILLLTIMNPIYPITTEVLYTICNNCGPVHRIVIFRKNGVQAMVEFDSVQSAQRAKASLNGADIYSGCCTLKIEYAKPTRLNVFKNDQDTWDYTNPNLGGPDGDVDGNGSNADDMTANPNKRQRQPALLGDHPPEYSGYHGYDESYGSSPYENRRMGPPMRGRSRNYGPSYGPPPPPPGEYGAHADSPVVMAYGLDPVKMNADRVFNIFCLYGNVERVKFMKSKPGAAMVEMGDCYAVDRAITHLNSNFLFAQKLNVCVSKQQAIVPGQCYELEDGSSSFKDFHGSRNNRFTSPEQAAKNRIQHPSNVLHFFNAQPDVTPEIFSQICEDLGVKGPINVKMFTGKSGAPSSDRSASGLLEWESINDAMEALALMNHYQMKNATGPYPYTLKLCFSTVQHAN from the exons ATGTCAGCACCGGCGGGTCGATATTATAGTGAGGATGGTAGGGCGACCAAAAGGCAGAAAACTGATGGAATGTCAACG GGCTACGAAGATCCCCACAAGACTCTTCCATCTGTAGTGGTGCATGTACGAGGTCTGGTTGATGGTGTTACAGAATCAGACCTAACGGAGGCCCTGCAAGAGTTTGGAGCCATCAG CTATGTCGTGCTGATGCCCAAGAAGCGTCAGGCACTGGTGGAGTACGAGGACATGAACGGCTCATCCACGGCTGTGACCTATGCTGCTGACAACCAGGTGTACATCGCCAACCACCAGGCCTTCATCAACTTTTCCACCAGCCAGAAGATCTCTAGGCCTGGTGACTCTGATGACTCGAGGAGTGTCAACAACATACTGTTGCTCACAATCATGAACCCCATCTACCCCATCACAACG GAGGTACTCTACACCATTTGTAACAACTGTGGCCCCGTCCACAGAATTGTCATCTTTAGGAAGAACGGTGTGCAAGCCATGGTGGA GTTTGACTCTGTGCAAAGCGCCCAGCGAGCCAAAGCATCTCTCAACGGAGCCGACATCTACTCTGGATGCTGCACGCTGAAGATCGAATACGCCAAG CCCACCCGGTTGAATGTGTTCAAGAATGATCAGGACACTTGGGACTACACTAATCCTAATTTGGGTGGACCAG ATGGTGACGTGGATGGCAATGGGAGCAACGCAG ACGACATGACTGCCAACCCCAACAAGCGTCAGCGCCAGCCCGCTCTGCTGGGTGACCACCCGCCAGAATACA GTGGTTACCATGGCTACGACGAGAGCTACGGTTCCTCGCCCTACGAGAACCGCCGCATGGGACCTCCAATGCGAGGTCGCAGTAGAAACTATGGACCCAGCTAcggccccccgccccctccccccggcGAGTATGGTGCCCACGCAGACTCACCGGTGGTCATGGCGTATGGACTGGACCCCGTCAAGATGAACGCCGACCGTGTTTTCAACATATTCTGTTTGTATGGCAACGTAGAGCGG GTGAAGTTTATGAAGAGTAAACCAGGCGCCGCCATGGTGGAGATGGGCGACTGCTACGCCGTGGACCGCGCCATCACGCACCTCAACAGCAACTTCTTGTTTGCGCAGAAGCTCAACGTGTG CGTTTCcaagcagcaggccatcgtgcCGGGCCAGTGCTACGAGCTGGAGGATGGCTCCAGCAGCTTCAAGGACTTCCACGGCTCCAGGAACAACCGCTTCACGTCACCCGAGCAGGCGGCCAAGAACCGCATCCAGCACCCCAGCAACGTGCTGCACTTCTTCAACGCCCAGCCCGATGTTACTCCAGAGATATTCTCCCAG ATCTGTGAGGACCTCGGCGTCAAGGGCCCCATCAACGTCAAAATGTTCACAGGCAAGA GCGGCGCTCCTTCGAGCGACCGCAGTGCTTCGGGCTTGCTGGAATGGGAATCTATCAATGATGCCATGGAAGCTCTCGCCTTGATGAATCACTACCAGATGAAGAACGCAA CCGGCCCGTACCCGTACACCCTCAAGCTGTGCTTTTCCACCGTTCAACACGCCAACTGA
- the LOC133155088 gene encoding heterogeneous nuclear ribonucleoprotein L-like isoform X2: protein MSAPAGRYYSEDGRATKRQKTDGMSTGYEDPHKTLPSVVVHVRGLVDGVTESDLTEALQEFGAISYVVLMPKKRQALVEYEDMNGSSTAVTYAADNQVYIANHQAFINFSTSQKISRPGDSDDSRSVNNILLLTIMNPIYPITTEVLYTICNNCGPVHRIVIFRKNGVQAMVEFDSVQSAQRAKASLNGADIYSGCCTLKIEYAKPTRLNVFKNDQDTWDYTNPNLGGPDGDVDGNGSNADDMTANPNKRQRQPALLGDHPPEYSKTIEIQLLISRNVEVSQQLTALPTGGYHGYDESYGSSPYENRRMGPPMRGRSRNYGPSYGPPPPPPGEYGAHADSPVVMAYGLDPVKMNADRVFNIFCLYGNVERVKFMKSKPGAAMVEMGDCYAVDRAITHLNSNFLFAQKLNVCVSKQQAIVPGQCYELEDGSSSFKDFHGSRNNRFTSPEQAAKNRIQHPSNVLHFFNAQPDVTPEIFSQICEDLGVKGPINVKMFTGGAPSSDRSASGLLEWESINDAMEALALMNHYQMKNATGPYPYTLKLCFSTVQHAN from the exons ATGTCAGCACCGGCGGGTCGATATTATAGTGAGGATGGTAGGGCGACCAAAAGGCAGAAAACTGATGGAATGTCAACG GGCTACGAAGATCCCCACAAGACTCTTCCATCTGTAGTGGTGCATGTACGAGGTCTGGTTGATGGTGTTACAGAATCAGACCTAACGGAGGCCCTGCAAGAGTTTGGAGCCATCAG CTATGTCGTGCTGATGCCCAAGAAGCGTCAGGCACTGGTGGAGTACGAGGACATGAACGGCTCATCCACGGCTGTGACCTATGCTGCTGACAACCAGGTGTACATCGCCAACCACCAGGCCTTCATCAACTTTTCCACCAGCCAGAAGATCTCTAGGCCTGGTGACTCTGATGACTCGAGGAGTGTCAACAACATACTGTTGCTCACAATCATGAACCCCATCTACCCCATCACAACG GAGGTACTCTACACCATTTGTAACAACTGTGGCCCCGTCCACAGAATTGTCATCTTTAGGAAGAACGGTGTGCAAGCCATGGTGGA GTTTGACTCTGTGCAAAGCGCCCAGCGAGCCAAAGCATCTCTCAACGGAGCCGACATCTACTCTGGATGCTGCACGCTGAAGATCGAATACGCCAAG CCCACCCGGTTGAATGTGTTCAAGAATGATCAGGACACTTGGGACTACACTAATCCTAATTTGGGTGGACCAG ATGGTGACGTGGATGGCAATGGGAGCAACGCAG ACGACATGACTGCCAACCCCAACAAGCGTCAGCGCCAGCCCGCTCTGCTGGGTGACCACCCGCCAGAATACAGTAAGACAATTGAAATTCAATTGTTGATCAGTCGCAATGTCGAAGTCTCTCAGCAGCTCACTGCGTTACCAACAGGTGGTTACCATGGCTACGACGAGAGCTACGGTTCCTCGCCCTACGAGAACCGCCGCATGGGACCTCCAATGCGAGGTCGCAGTAGAAACTATGGACCCAGCTAcggccccccgccccctccccccggcGAGTATGGTGCCCACGCAGACTCACCGGTGGTCATGGCGTATGGACTGGACCCCGTCAAGATGAACGCCGACCGTGTTTTCAACATATTCTGTTTGTATGGCAACGTAGAGCGG GTGAAGTTTATGAAGAGTAAACCAGGCGCCGCCATGGTGGAGATGGGCGACTGCTACGCCGTGGACCGCGCCATCACGCACCTCAACAGCAACTTCTTGTTTGCGCAGAAGCTCAACGTGTG CGTTTCcaagcagcaggccatcgtgcCGGGCCAGTGCTACGAGCTGGAGGATGGCTCCAGCAGCTTCAAGGACTTCCACGGCTCCAGGAACAACCGCTTCACGTCACCCGAGCAGGCGGCCAAGAACCGCATCCAGCACCCCAGCAACGTGCTGCACTTCTTCAACGCCCAGCCCGATGTTACTCCAGAGATATTCTCCCAG ATCTGTGAGGACCTCGGCGTCAAGGGCCCCATCAACGTCAAAATGTTCACAG GCGGCGCTCCTTCGAGCGACCGCAGTGCTTCGGGCTTGCTGGAATGGGAATCTATCAATGATGCCATGGAAGCTCTCGCCTTGATGAATCACTACCAGATGAAGAACGCAA CCGGCCCGTACCCGTACACCCTCAAGCTGTGCTTTTCCACCGTTCAACACGCCAACTGA
- the LOC133155088 gene encoding heterogeneous nuclear ribonucleoprotein L-like isoform X3, with product MSAPAGRYYSEDGRATKRQKTDGMSTGYEDPHKTLPSVVVHVRGLVDGVTESDLTEALQEFGAISYVVLMPKKRQALVEYEDMNGSSTAVTYAADNQVYIANHQAFINFSTSQKISRPGDSDDSRSVNNILLLTIMNPIYPITTEVLYTICNNCGPVHRIVIFRKNGVQAMVEFDSVQSAQRAKASLNGADIYSGCCTLKIEYAKPTRLNVFKNDQDTWDYTNPNLGGPDDMTANPNKRQRQPALLGDHPPEYSKTIEIQLLISRNVEVSQQLTALPTGGYHGYDESYGSSPYENRRMGPPMRGRSRNYGPSYGPPPPPPGEYGAHADSPVVMAYGLDPVKMNADRVFNIFCLYGNVERVKFMKSKPGAAMVEMGDCYAVDRAITHLNSNFLFAQKLNVCVSKQQAIVPGQCYELEDGSSSFKDFHGSRNNRFTSPEQAAKNRIQHPSNVLHFFNAQPDVTPEIFSQICEDLGVKGPINVKMFTGKSGAPSSDRSASGLLEWESINDAMEALALMNHYQMKNATGPYPYTLKLCFSTVQHAN from the exons ATGTCAGCACCGGCGGGTCGATATTATAGTGAGGATGGTAGGGCGACCAAAAGGCAGAAAACTGATGGAATGTCAACG GGCTACGAAGATCCCCACAAGACTCTTCCATCTGTAGTGGTGCATGTACGAGGTCTGGTTGATGGTGTTACAGAATCAGACCTAACGGAGGCCCTGCAAGAGTTTGGAGCCATCAG CTATGTCGTGCTGATGCCCAAGAAGCGTCAGGCACTGGTGGAGTACGAGGACATGAACGGCTCATCCACGGCTGTGACCTATGCTGCTGACAACCAGGTGTACATCGCCAACCACCAGGCCTTCATCAACTTTTCCACCAGCCAGAAGATCTCTAGGCCTGGTGACTCTGATGACTCGAGGAGTGTCAACAACATACTGTTGCTCACAATCATGAACCCCATCTACCCCATCACAACG GAGGTACTCTACACCATTTGTAACAACTGTGGCCCCGTCCACAGAATTGTCATCTTTAGGAAGAACGGTGTGCAAGCCATGGTGGA GTTTGACTCTGTGCAAAGCGCCCAGCGAGCCAAAGCATCTCTCAACGGAGCCGACATCTACTCTGGATGCTGCACGCTGAAGATCGAATACGCCAAG CCCACCCGGTTGAATGTGTTCAAGAATGATCAGGACACTTGGGACTACACTAATCCTAATTTGGGTGGACCAG ACGACATGACTGCCAACCCCAACAAGCGTCAGCGCCAGCCCGCTCTGCTGGGTGACCACCCGCCAGAATACAGTAAGACAATTGAAATTCAATTGTTGATCAGTCGCAATGTCGAAGTCTCTCAGCAGCTCACTGCGTTACCAACAGGTGGTTACCATGGCTACGACGAGAGCTACGGTTCCTCGCCCTACGAGAACCGCCGCATGGGACCTCCAATGCGAGGTCGCAGTAGAAACTATGGACCCAGCTAcggccccccgccccctccccccggcGAGTATGGTGCCCACGCAGACTCACCGGTGGTCATGGCGTATGGACTGGACCCCGTCAAGATGAACGCCGACCGTGTTTTCAACATATTCTGTTTGTATGGCAACGTAGAGCGG GTGAAGTTTATGAAGAGTAAACCAGGCGCCGCCATGGTGGAGATGGGCGACTGCTACGCCGTGGACCGCGCCATCACGCACCTCAACAGCAACTTCTTGTTTGCGCAGAAGCTCAACGTGTG CGTTTCcaagcagcaggccatcgtgcCGGGCCAGTGCTACGAGCTGGAGGATGGCTCCAGCAGCTTCAAGGACTTCCACGGCTCCAGGAACAACCGCTTCACGTCACCCGAGCAGGCGGCCAAGAACCGCATCCAGCACCCCAGCAACGTGCTGCACTTCTTCAACGCCCAGCCCGATGTTACTCCAGAGATATTCTCCCAG ATCTGTGAGGACCTCGGCGTCAAGGGCCCCATCAACGTCAAAATGTTCACAGGCAAGA GCGGCGCTCCTTCGAGCGACCGCAGTGCTTCGGGCTTGCTGGAATGGGAATCTATCAATGATGCCATGGAAGCTCTCGCCTTGATGAATCACTACCAGATGAAGAACGCAA CCGGCCCGTACCCGTACACCCTCAAGCTGTGCTTTTCCACCGTTCAACACGCCAACTGA